Part of the Labilibaculum antarcticum genome, AATTAAACGCCAATCAACAAGTTGATTGAAACAATTAGATGCTCCATAATTTGTGAAAAAACTGTATAATAAGCAAAATTGCTCCCAAGTAACACCTGAGGAGCAAATTCACATATTGCGTCTAATCTAAATAATTCAACTCAGATTATGCTGTAACTTGTTTTTCGATAGCCAATTTGCCTCTATAATAACCGCACTCAGGGCAAACAGTGTGATATTTAACAGTTGCTCCACAATTTGAGCAAGATGCTAAAGTAGCTGGAGTTGCTTTAATATGAGTTCTTCTCTTATTTCTTCTCTGCTTCGACGTTCTGTGTTTTGGATGTGCCATTTTTCAACCTATTTAACTAATTATTATCAATCAATTTTCTTAAATCATTCCATCTTGGATCAATGTCTTGTACATCTTTCACCGAATGGTCATTCAATTTTTGAATCATTTCTTCATTACAAGTGCTGTTTCCATCTTCATCTTCGGGATGAACAAAGCTTAAAGGTAAGCTCAGTACAAACAACTCATAGATGTATTGTGCTGTTTCAAGTTTATTTACCGATCCTGAAATCACAATAACATCATCAGCCAACTCCTCATTTTCCTCTCCAAATTTCACGTAAACAGAACTTTCTCCATTCACCTTCATGTTAAATTCCTCGAGACAACGATCACAGGGCACTTTCATTTTACCATCCAATTCAATAATCAATGTCATAACCAAGCTTTTCTTCTCCAGCGTTACTTTCACTGAAGCATCAACTTGATATGCATCTTCTTTTTGAAAATGCTCAAAGAATTCCTGATCAATGGTGAAATTAAATTCATGTTTACCATCATTCAATCCTTTGAAAGGAATCGTATATTTTGTTAGATAATCCACTATATTCTAATAAAACTTTGCAAAAGTATAAAAATTAATCATACGTTTTCATAAATCTCAACATCTTTTTTCTGCAATTTGAATCAATTATTAAACTGAATTACAGTTTCAATGATGAAATTCCGTTGAAAACGGGGGTGCAAAAATAGGTAGTTCTTTGATGGTATCAAAAAAAAAACAGCTATTTGAAAATCAAATGGTTCAATTTAATGGTAAAATAATCCTAAAAACCGCACCACTACCCAATTCTGAGCTAGCAACAAATATTTTTCCGCGGTGATAATTTTCAATAATCCTTTTAGAAAGAGATAATCCAAGCCCCCATCCTCTTTTTTTTGAGGTAAATCCGGGCTTAAAAATGGTTTTAAATTGATTTCTGGCTATCCCTTTTCCTGTATCACTGATATCAATAATCAATTGATTTGCTTTACTTGAAACCAAAAAATTTAATTTCCCCTTCCCTTCCATCGCATCAACCGCATTCTTCGCCAAATTCTCAATTACCCACGAAAACAACTCTTTATTTAATGGAACCATTCCATTGTCAGTATCTGTAAGCTCTATACTGTATTCAACTTTATCGGAAGTTCTCTTTTTTAAGTATCCGACACTACTGTCAAGTACATCAAAAATGTTAGTGAATTTTAAAACAGGTTTCGATCCAATTTTTGAAAAACGTTCGGCAATTACTTCTAACCGATCGACGTCTTTTGCCATTTCTTTAGCTAATTGTGAATCAATTTCGCCAGATTTAATGAGCTCCATCCAAGCCATTAAAGAGCTAATTGGGGTTCCTAACTGATGAGCTGTTTCTTTCGACATTCCAACCCAAACCTGATTCTGTTCGGCCGATTTTGAATACGAAAAAGCCAAATAGGCTATCAAAATAAAAGTGATAATTGCCCCTAATTGCACAAAAGGATACCAAGCCAATCGCTTTAAGAGATTCGAATCATCAAAATAGATGTAGTTTTTACCATTTACAAGCTCTATCTCTATTGAGTGATTATCATCCTTCATATCTTGAAGTTTTTCCTTTAAAACCTCATCTTGATTCCTTTTAGGGAGTGGTATGTTTCTGTAATCAACAACGTTTCCGTTATCATCGACAAGAATGACCGGAATGGTCTCATTTTGTTCCAGAATACGATTAATAAGTGATACATCCTGATCAGGATTTAATTGCAGACTACGCATTCCCTCAGCCCACAATTCAATTTTTTTTCCCTCTTCGTTAGCCAACTTACCCACCAGATTATTGGTGTACAGAATAGAGCATAAAACAATTATTATGGCGATCAGTAAAAAATATAATTTCCAATGACGGTTTTTTAGATAGATATCCAAGATTTTCGAGTTCTAAGGTTTCAACATAAAGATAACGACAAATCTTTTGATTTCTTATCCAAATAAAATTACTTCTTTAAGTTTGAGTAGAATTCAAGGATGGCTTTTGCATTTTCCTTAGGATCGTCCTTTTCAAGTGCTATCGAATAAATTGTTTGCCCTTTTCGCTTTTGCTGACCGTGAAGATACGCTTTGTCGTAGTAGGTTAATGTAATATCTGCCACAGTGTGAAAATCACCATTATCAAGACTTTCAATTGCATTCTTAACATTCAAACCACCCAATCGTTTCTCTATTTTTAAAACCAGTTCTTTTAAAACAGCGATATCAAAACAGGCATATTCTTTGACCAACCTCTTGATTCGCTCCTCTTTGGGAATATCCATACTAACCACATCAGCATTTCTCATTCGAAGAAACAAAACCTCATTAATCCGCACGGATCCAACCGAGTTGCTTTCATCTTCAATCCAAATGGGACGAGAATAATCAAATTCAGACCATTTTTGAGCTAATTCATTTTCAAAATTCTCACTTGTTGGCTGATTAGCTTGTCCCAAAGCGCCAAATACTGATCCTTTATGGTTGGCAACACCTTCCAAATCAAGAACCTGATGTCCCATTCCCATCATTTCATGCAAAACCTCCGTTTTACCACTGCCGGTCATTCCACCCAAAATGATTATTTCCGCTTTATCGGCAAATCGTTCCCGGTTGTATGTCCTGTAGGCCTTATATCCTCCTTTTAACAGATAAACGGTGAATCCTGCAGTCTCGAACAGCCAAGCCATACTTCCACTTCGCATTCCGCCTCTCCAGCAATGTATCAGTATTTCTTTCTCTGGAGCAATTTTTTTTGCTTTTCCTACAAATCGAGCCAATTTTGGCCCTACCAATTCTAAGCCCAATAAAACGGCTGAATCCTTGCCTGCCCTCTTGTATTTAGTTCCAACAACAACTCTTTCCTCATTCGAGAAAATTGGAAGATTACGAGCTCCGGGAATATGTCCGGCATCAAATTCTGCAGCAGTTCGAACATCAACCATGGGTAAAGTTTTACCCATTTCAAGAAATTCTTTAGGATCAAGTATTGTAGCCATTTCTTCGTTTTATATCAATAAAAATAGCACGTAGTAAGTTACGTGCTTGTATGTTTAAATTATTAGTCCAACTATCCTTCAAGAAAATCTCCAAGAATTGAGCTGGCACCTTTTCTTCGATTATCGCCTCTGGGAGCAATTGCCTTCACTAATTTACGAATTGGCATAGATTGTAACCAAACTTTCCCAGTACCTCTTAATGTTGCTAAGAATATCCCTTCCCCGCCAAAGATCATTGATTTTAGTCCTCCGGCCTTTTCAACTGAAAAATCGATTCCCTCTTCAAATGCAACAACACAACCAGTATCCACGCGAAGTGTTTGATTAACTAATACTTTTTCAATAACCGTTCCTCCAGCATGAACAAAGGCTTTACCATCTCCTTGAAGTTTCTGAAGAATGAATCCTTCGCCACCAAATAGTGCCGCTCCTAATTTTTTATTAAAGGCAATACTCACTTTCGTTCCCAAAGCAGCACATAAAAACCCATCTTTCTGAACAATTAATGAACCTCCTGATTTACTCAAATCGATAGGCATAATTGTTCCTGGATATGGTGCTGCAAATCCAACTCTGGACTTTCCTGATCCTTTATGGGTAAAATGAGTTAGAAACAAAGATTCACCAGTTATCATGCGAGATCCTGCCGACACAAGCTTACTGAACATGCCCTTCTCTGGTTCGGAACCATCACCCATTTTAGTTTCAAAAGTGATGCCTTCTTCCATGTAAGACATGGCTCCAGCCTCCGCAATAACTGTTTCGTTGGAATCCAATTCAATTTCAACTAATTGAATGTCGTCCCCGAATATCTTGTAGTCAATTTCGTGTGATTTCATTTTTTCAATGATGAGTTATTAATTAAGAATTATTTAGATGAATAGCTACACTACCAACATCCAAGCAAGTTACAAAAACAACTTAAGCTCCCTGCAATCATCATTTAAATTCTGAATCTGTAAGTTGCTATATTCTGTATTTGCTATTCTCATCCTCCATGATCATCCCCAAATAACTTTCATACCTGGTGATGCAAATTTCTCCTATTTCAACTGCGGCTTTTACAGCACATTTTGGTTCATGCACATGAGTACAATTATTGAATTGACAATTCGCTGAAGTCTTGAATATTTCAGGAAAAAAGTGTGACATCTCTTCCTTTTCCATATCAATAGTTCCAAAACCTCTAATCCCTGGAGTATCAATAATATAACCACCGAAATCCAATTCAAACATTTCAGAGAAAGTTGTAGTATGTTTTCCTTGAGAGTGAGCTTCAGAAATTTCGCCGGTTTTTAAGTCCAAACCAGGCTGTATCGCATTTATTAAAGTCGATTTCCCAACACCTGAATGTCCCGACAGTAAATTTATTTTACCTTTTAAGGCTTCTCTGATGATATCCAAATGAGTGCCCTGTTTGGCCGAAATTTCGAAACATTTGTAGCCTATTTTTTCGTAAGTGAATTTCAATTCACCCAAGCGCGTCAGATCATTTGGGCGGTATCTGTCAATTTTATTAAAAATAAGATTGACCGGTATTCGATATGCCTCTGCTGCAGCTAAAAAACGATCGATAAAAGTTGTAGTTGTTAAAGGATAATTAACCGTGACAATCAAAAATGCCTGATCGATATTCGCAGCAATTATCTGACTGTGTTTTGATAAGTTGGATGATTTTCGGATGATGTAATTCTTCCGATCATGTATCTTCACAATTACATTCGCCTCATTTTCCTCTTGAAAATCCACTTTATCCCCAACTGATATTGGATTGGTTGTGCGAATTCCATCCATTCTAAACCGCCCTTTTATACGGCAATTATGAATTACACCATCGTTGGATTTAACGGTATACCAACTTCCTGTCGACTTGATTATTAATCCTTCTTTCAATGTTCTTCTTTTTATTACA contains:
- the rpmF gene encoding 50S ribosomal protein L32 — translated: MAHPKHRTSKQRRNKRRTHIKATPATLASCSNCGATVKYHTVCPECGYYRGKLAIEKQVTA
- a CDS encoding YceD family protein; translated protein: MDYLTKYTIPFKGLNDGKHEFNFTIDQEFFEHFQKEDAYQVDASVKVTLEKKSLVMTLIIELDGKMKVPCDRCLEEFNMKVNGESSVYVKFGEENEELADDVIVISGSVNKLETAQYIYELFVLSLPLSFVHPEDEDGNSTCNEEMIQKLNDHSVKDVQDIDPRWNDLRKLIDNN
- a CDS encoding sensor histidine kinase, translating into MDIYLKNRHWKLYFLLIAIIIVLCSILYTNNLVGKLANEEGKKIELWAEGMRSLQLNPDQDVSLINRILEQNETIPVILVDDNGNVVDYRNIPLPKRNQDEVLKEKLQDMKDDNHSIEIELVNGKNYIYFDDSNLLKRLAWYPFVQLGAIITFILIAYLAFSYSKSAEQNQVWVGMSKETAHQLGTPISSLMAWMELIKSGEIDSQLAKEMAKDVDRLEVIAERFSKIGSKPVLKFTNIFDVLDSSVGYLKKRTSDKVEYSIELTDTDNGMVPLNKELFSWVIENLAKNAVDAMEGKGKLNFLVSSKANQLIIDISDTGKGIARNQFKTIFKPGFTSKKRGWGLGLSLSKRIIENYHRGKIFVASSELGSGAVFRIILPLN
- the mnmH gene encoding tRNA 2-selenouridine(34) synthase MnmH, whose protein sequence is MATILDPKEFLEMGKTLPMVDVRTAAEFDAGHIPGARNLPIFSNEERVVVGTKYKRAGKDSAVLLGLELVGPKLARFVGKAKKIAPEKEILIHCWRGGMRSGSMAWLFETAGFTVYLLKGGYKAYRTYNRERFADKAEIIILGGMTGSGKTEVLHEMMGMGHQVLDLEGVANHKGSVFGALGQANQPTSENFENELAQKWSEFDYSRPIWIEDESNSVGSVRINEVLFLRMRNADVVSMDIPKEERIKRLVKEYACFDIAVLKELVLKIEKRLGGLNVKNAIESLDNGDFHTVADITLTYYDKAYLHGQQKRKGQTIYSIALEKDDPKENAKAILEFYSNLKK
- a CDS encoding TIGR00266 family protein, coding for MKSHEIDYKIFGDDIQLVEIELDSNETVIAEAGAMSYMEEGITFETKMGDGSEPEKGMFSKLVSAGSRMITGESLFLTHFTHKGSGKSRVGFAAPYPGTIMPIDLSKSGGSLIVQKDGFLCAALGTKVSIAFNKKLGAALFGGEGFILQKLQGDGKAFVHAGGTVIEKVLVNQTLRVDTGCVVAFEEGIDFSVEKAGGLKSMIFGGEGIFLATLRGTGKVWLQSMPIRKLVKAIAPRGDNRRKGASSILGDFLEG
- the rsgA gene encoding ribosome small subunit-dependent GTPase A, with protein sequence MKEGLIIKSTGSWYTVKSNDGVIHNCRIKGRFRMDGIRTTNPISVGDKVDFQEENEANVIVKIHDRKNYIIRKSSNLSKHSQIIAANIDQAFLIVTVNYPLTTTTFIDRFLAAAEAYRIPVNLIFNKIDRYRPNDLTRLGELKFTYEKIGYKCFEISAKQGTHLDIIREALKGKINLLSGHSGVGKSTLINAIQPGLDLKTGEISEAHSQGKHTTTFSEMFELDFGGYIIDTPGIRGFGTIDMEKEEMSHFFPEIFKTSANCQFNNCTHVHEPKCAVKAAVEIGEICITRYESYLGMIMEDENSKYRI